The DNA sequence CGTCGCGCATCGACACCAGCCGGTCCGCGGTGGCCGCGACGCGTTCGTCGTGCGTGACGATCACGAGGGTCTGTCCCGCGGCGCGCAGCTCCTCGAAGATCCGCAGCACGTCGAGGGTGGCCGCGGTGTCCAGGTTGCCGGTCGGCTCGTCGGCGAGGACGACCAGCGGCTCGTTGACCAGCGCGCGGGCGATGGCGACCCGCTGCCGCTGCCCGCCCGACAACCGTGCGGGCAGGTGCCGGGCCCGGCCGGCGAGCCCGACCCGGTCCAGCAGCAGCATCGCCCGCCGCCTGGCCTCGCGCGGCGAGCGCCCGGCCAGCAGCGCGGGCAGTTCCACGTTCTCGGCCGCCGACAGCTCCTCCACCAGGTGGAAGGACTGGAAGACGAACCCCACCGACCGGCGGCGCATGCGCGCCAGAGCCCGCTCGCTCAGCGTGTCGATGCGCCGCCCGGCCACCCACACCTCTCCCGCGGTGGGGCGCTCCAGGCCGCCCAGCAGGTGCAGCAGGGTCGACTTCCCGCATCCGCTGGGGCCCATGACGGCCAGCGTCTGTCCCTCGGGGACCTCAAGGTCGACCTCGTCCACCGCGCGGACGAGGCTCTGCCCCCGGCCGAAGTGCTTCACCAGGCCGCGGGCCCGGATCACGGCGCCCGACATGGTCATCCACCCCCGGCCT is a window from the Thermopolyspora flexuosa genome containing:
- a CDS encoding ABC transporter ATP-binding protein, which encodes MTMSGAVIRARGLVKHFGRGQSLVRAVDEVDLEVPEGQTLAVMGPSGCGKSTLLHLLGGLERPTAGEVWVAGRRIDTLSERALARMRRRSVGFVFQSFHLVEELSAAENVELPALLAGRSPREARRRAMLLLDRVGLAGRARHLPARLSGGQRQRVAIARALVNEPLVVLADEPTGNLDTAATLDVLRIFEELRAAGQTLVIVTHDERVAATADRLVSMRDGMFVDDTHLAAARPRGLGGLGGLLGLGD